aagggatagttcacccggAAATGAAAACTCTCTCAAAccttgtatgagtttctttcttctgttaaacacaaaagaagatattttgtagaaagttggtaaccaaacagttgacatTAGCAACTGACTTCAATAGTATTAGTAATTTTTTcccctactatggaagtcagtggttaccgaactgtctggttaccaacattcttcaaaatattccCACAGATTCATCAATGTTGAGCTTCATGGCAAATATGAACAAATGCTTTGAGATTCTGCTTAACTTTTGTGTTCCAGTGAAGAATGtaagtcatacatgtttggaatgacatgagaaatAAATCAAGAGAGAACATTAATTTTTGGGTTAATGTATCCTTTAATTAAATTTGACCTGCATGTATATGTGTTTTGAATCCTATGATTATGACTAATAGCACTTGTTATTGTCTTTCAACAGAAAATGCAGATAGCAGTACGATTCATGCCGTGACATTTCTAAGGACGACTGAAGTACTCACTGTTAACTCCATCGGTCAACTGAAGATGTGGGACTTCAGACAGCAGAGCGACAGTCCTGCACAAATTCTCTCTCTGTATGATTTGCTCATACTAGATTAAAGAaccatattaatattattctttGAATAAAACTGTATTCATTTGAATTTCGGGAAAACATCCATTCACATCACAATCATAGtacaaaaagaaatattttgcaTGAAGAAAATGCCTATTTTTAGGACCAATGAGACATTTTCATTAATTTCCAAGTTGTCAAAAAAAGCCACTCATTAGCCACTTTCACAAATTGCTGCATTATATTTTCCAATAAACACAGCATTgatacagatttttttctggCAATGTTTTAACTTCTTACGATAAGAAATTGCCCAAGCTTATTTGCCAGAATTTTGTGTCAGTCATCTCAATATCAATAAGTGGCACAATTTATCTGTATTCATTCTAGAACATCTAAAAGTTGGACTGTAAGTTGCTCTCTTTTCTGTTATCTTATTctgtttcaaatattttctgttCATGCAGCACCGGAGACAGAGTGCCCTTGCACTGTGTGGATAAACACCCAAACCAGCAGCACATAGTGGCCACAGGAGGGCAGGATGGGATGCTGTGTATCTGGGATGTGAGACAGGGCAATACACCCTTCTCTCTCATAGAGGCCCATTCAGCAGAAAGTCAGTACCCTTTGAattatttaacttttaaaaaataaatatacttgaGTTCTGTAAACGCATACTAGACATtcaaaaaatgtcataaaaagaTATTAATGTAGGAATGATCTTATTCATGAGTTCAGTTTTGTCTTAGCAAgtttaaaagttgaaatttgcAAGGAATTAGTATCATTAATGAGGACCAAAGAAAATGGACTGTGTCATCTTGTATTTGTGAAATTGTCCTTCAATATTTGAAGACGTCAAAGCTTAAATCCCAAAGAATACTTCACTTCACTAGGGTGCGTGTGACATGAATTTCGTCTTCAGCACAGTATTGACACACGTACATTGATTTCTTTTTGCACTAATTGGAAAAAACTGAATAAACGGAAAAGACAgaaacgcatgcaagctacaacAACAAATGGCTCAGGCTGTTTGGATGAGAGATTGTGCGAGGAGGTCAGAAAGTACCTGCATTTGTACAATTTTAGCCTAAAGATTATAAAGATGCATGGTGAGAGATTGCCCAGGCACTGGCAGTGCAGGTTGTCGTAATGAGTATGTGTCGTTCGCTTTGGTGACCACTGTGCatgtatgaaagaaaaaaaaaaaaaaaagagtatactttgggcttaaatgtcagaaacctaaaaaaaaaattcgacAACACTGGCAGTGATTCTgatctgttttctgttttcttcaGTGTGGGAAGTACATTTTCATCCATCAAACCCCAATCACTTGTTTACATGCTCAGAGGATGGGTCTCTGCTACACTGGGAGACGACTTCAGGTTCAGATATGAGCACGCTCCTACAGAGTAAGACAAACACTCCTTCACatctacaataataataataaaagatctatctatctgattTTTATCTTAAATATTTGTGTAAATCGGATTACTGTCTGATTTGGTATGCacgttgcatttacactgcaaaacTAAATTGCTGTTATAGGTCTACCACTTAGAGCATGTGGCGGAAATGTAATGCCCCTAATATTATGACGTGTTtgttcccagaagaaaactcaagactacaatggaggcatttcagggagttcagaaacagtgcgcactgatatagagaataacttcCTTTAgagtgactttgtgctttggaACTTCACAGACCTTTTTCAAACTCAAactgcaacattacacactaaaaaagttgaatatttaaaaaaacaataataggACCCCTTAAAACCAAAACCAATTATTTAAAGCTCTCTTTATCTTTTTCATTTGCCtcctttcctttttttcttgGTGAAATCTGATCACAAGTGATCACGGGAGATGCGTTTTACATGCATGTTAATACCCGGCATCTCGGCTGACTGCTTGTGAGTAGGTCACTGAAAAcacatcttaaagggatagttcacccaaaaatgaaaatttgatgtttatctgcttacccccagtgcatccaagatgtaggtgactttgtttcttcagtagaacacaaatgatgatttttaactccaaccgttgctgtctgtcagtcaaataatgctagtgaatgggaacttctactataagagtaaataaaacttgcatagacaagtccaaattaaaccctgcggatcgtgacgacacattgatgtcctaagacacgaaacgatcggtttgtgcgataaaccgaacagtatttatatcattttttaactctaatacaccactatgtccaaccgcgttcagcattcgcttagtgaggtctgattgcgctctgacagcggcagtgatgtctcgctctcatatGAAGTATATaaggggtaagcagataaacatcaaattttcatttttgggtgaactatccctttaaaagtggAAGCAGGCCCATGCTATTGgaatcaaaataatttttgcTTTTGGTGaaccagtttttctttttttttctttttttctttttttttttttttagtaaaggtaaaacattgtatttttaaagatGCACTCAATAcgtttttgttcatgttttgctGACTCTTTTCCCAAtattaccagtggttttggacTCTGTTTAttcctttttacttttttttcccctctcctATTGTACACGTCCATAACATGAACTTTCTTGGATTCAATCCTATTGATGGATTGTTTGCTGCACAGTTGTATTACAATTTGAATTTTACTTATGTTGCACAAGAAGCAATGCTAGACAGGTTGCTATGAACATATGGGCTGTAGTACGACTATAAAGGTTTTGTTCTTAATTTATATCTGGTACAcagaaactttattttttactgcttatttacttattttattgtatttttcctttttttttttttttctttttttttttttcttttctccagGGGGCTGGAACAGCAGGGTCATCTCGCATAGTGCCGTTCCGCAGGCAGGGGAGAATGACTCTGTGGTCAGTGCCTGGCTTGCTGGGGACTCCAGCAAAAGTAGACTTGAGGCGACTCATATGCTGCCCAGCCAGACACTCTCTGTCAACAGTCTTGATGTGCTTGAGCAGTGTTTAGTATGTGGGACTGATGGGGAGGCTGTGTACATCCACAGACAACTTCCTGTTTGATTACTCACCTAAAACGTATCAAAGAGAATGCTtggaatatttttatatattaaatttctttgttcaattcattaaaactaaacaattaaaattGCAGTGTATACA
Above is a window of Megalobrama amblycephala isolate DHTTF-2021 linkage group LG11, ASM1881202v1, whole genome shotgun sequence DNA encoding:
- the nup43 gene encoding nucleoporin Nup43; this translates as MDCINAKYISQKISKTRWRPVSSASLQQPDVFATGSWDNENNKVSIWSVGDHGVSNIDGEFDEEPQLLCDSQHEGDVLDLQFLDQDRLVSASSSGAVTIFKLQTDCQAVSLAHVWKRAHQYSCDNAPCTAIVCRSPEIVSVGEDGRVILYKADQTEVVRVIENADSSTIHAVTFLRTTEVLTVNSIGQLKMWDFRQQSDSPAQILSLTGDRVPLHCVDKHPNQQHIVATGGQDGMLCIWDVRQGNTPFSLIEAHSAEMWEVHFHPSNPNHLFTCSEDGSLLHWETTSGSDMSTLLQRGWNSRVISHSAVPQAGENDSVVSAWLAGDSSKSRLEATHMLPSQTLSVNSLDVLEQCLVCGTDGEAVYIHRQLPV